ATCGGACCCCGGTCCCGCCGGCGGGGCCGGCTCCATCAGGTATGCGAAGGGCGAGCGGGCGCGCTGGTCCGCGATCAGCTCGGCCAGGGGCCCCTCGAGACGCTCTCGGAGGGCCGCCAGCTCCTCGAGCAGGTTCCTCAGGTGGTCGTGCAGGTCGTCCATGCCGGCATGGTCTCACCTCGTCCCGGCACGAGGTGACCGTGGCGGTCACATGATCGCTGCACCGTCTTCACAAGTCTGAACGGGTGCTTCACGGTGGCCGGTACCCCTGCCTGGGACGCTGTCCCTGCGGTCGCAACGGCGGCGGCAGAGAGCAGCCGACCACAGCGGAAGGGAGACCGACATGACACGGATCGCCATCACCTGCGAGGACTGCGGCCGCCGGCATCAGCTGGAGCGCCCCGTCGGCGAGGCCGGCATGATCTGGATCGTCTGCCACGAGTGCGAGCTTCCCATCCAGGCGATGTTCGACAGCCCCGGCAGCGCACCGGAGCCCGCCCCTCCCTCGCGGAGCTTCCAGGACGCCTGGGCGGGACTGTTCAACGTCTCCTCGAGCAGCACCCCGTCGCTCTGAGAGCGGCACCCGCGCGCGGTCACGCCGCACCACCGGTGTGACCGCCCGCGGGTGACCGTATCGAGGTCGCTCAGCCCACCGGCGCCGCGCCTCGACCGCGATGACCGCCGCCGCGCCGGCGTTCAGGTGCGAACCGTCCCGGCGGACAGATCCGATGCTGGCCGGTGGCGGTGAGCATCGAGCCATGCACGAGGTGACGGACGGCTTCACCCTCGTCGCTGCTGGCCGAGACCCTGGGCCTCCCCGACCTCGCGGGCAGCGCGCTGCGCGCCGAGTTCGACTCCTAGTCGAGAGTGACCGGCGACGTTAGTCATGGCTGGTGATGACAGGCGCGGAGAGGTCGGGACATCATCGATGTCATACGACCCGCAATCACGCCGGCGCTGCGCCGGCATTGGCGGCGCCGCTTCCGCGGCGCCCCTGTCGATTGCCTGCACGCCCACCTCGTCACCCGTACAGGAGCAGCCATGAAGACTGTCGTTCAGCATGCCGCCGGAGGCCTCGCGATCGCCCTGGTGGGGCTGGGGACCGGTGCGGTCCCGGCCAGCGCGGACGGATCCGGCGGCGCGTGCAACGCGAGTCTCGTGACGGGGACGCTGACGCCGTTCACCGAGTACATGAATCAGGCCCACCTGGAGCGCTCCCCGCTGCAGCAGGTGAGGGATGCGCAGGACCCCGACACCTACATCAGGACGCACACGATCCTGGCGCAGAACATGAGCGAGCCGCTGTGGAGGGCGCTGTTCACGATCTCGGACGGCTCGGCGAACCCGCTCCTCGTGAACGTCAACCAGGATCACTTCGAGCGGTCGCCGTCGCAGCAGGTCGGGGACATGGCGCAGGCCGACTCGTACGTGAAGCAGCACACCGTGCTGGTGGAGCACGTGCTGCAGCCGGTTCTCAGCGCGGTGAGTGGAGACTGCTGAGGCGTCGGGAAGGCCCGGTCAGGTCGAACCGACCCTCCGGACAGGTCCCCGAGACCCCTGTCCATCCGAGGATGTCAGCAACGGCGCGGCGGGACGGTCCTCCAGAGACGGTGCCGGCCGGGGGACCGCCCGCCGACCGTCTGCACATCTCCAACGAGGGACGGATCAGATGATGACCACCCGTCAGCGCTTCGCGGTCGCGCTCGCCGTCACCGGTGTGCTCGCCACCGGTGGCTCGGCGGCAGCTGGGTGCGCGATCAGCGCCGGCCTCGCCGTGCGGCCCGACCCCGTGCCGGCCGGTCTCCTGGCCTTCTCCGGTGGGCCGACCGGTGCCGAGGCGTGCAGCCGTCAGAACCTGGACGGGCAGGGCACCACCGCCGGGACCTCGCCGCAGGTCTGCATCGGCAGCGGCCTGTCGTTCATCGGCCCCAGCATCGGCCAGGTGGCCACGGTGATCGGCCCCACCACCATCGGGCCGGCGCAGGTCAACTCGGTCGTGTCCGCAGGGAACGGCGCCGGCGTCTGACCCTCAGGACCGAGCCCGCAGGGCGTCGACGACCGCCCCCGTCCCCGCCGCCTTGTCGACGTGGACGGCACCGAGGAGGCGTACGACGGCGTCGCGGTGGGGGGTGGGGTCCAGGCCCGAGAACACGATGATCGGAAGGGCCTCGGGCGGACGCCTCTCGCGGATGCGGGAGCACATCTCGAAGCCGTCGAGCCCGGGGATGCGGACCTCGGTGACCAGGGCGTCGGGACAGACCTGGCGGGCGCGCACCAGCCCCTCGCTGCCATCGCGGGCCAGGTGCACCCGGAAGCCGGCGGACACCAGCGACCGCGCCAGGAGGGCGCGCATCCCGGGGTCGCCGTCGACGACGAGCACCCGGCGACCGGCGGCGGGCAGCCGCTCCGTCGCCAGCGGGGCGGGGAGACCCTCACCGCAGCCCAGGCACAGACCGTGGAGCCCGCGGCCCTCGTCGTCGGCCAGGAGACGTCGCCGGCCCCGGCATCGAGGGCACGCCGTCAGGCGCAGGAACCAGGTCGTGTCCGAAGCGATGCCGGCGATCTCGGAGAGGGTCTCGAGCATCGTGGCCCGCTCCGCCATCAGGCCGCCTCCGGCGCGCGCTGACCGGCGTCGCCCACACGGTGGATCCGGACCAGGTTGGTGGAGCCGCTCGCGCCGGTCAGGGTGCCGGCCACGAGCACGATGAGGTCGCCGGGCTCGCAGCGCCCGAGCTCGAGCATCGCCCGCTCCACCTGGAGAACCATCTCGTCGGTGTGACCGGCACGGGGGACGACGAAGGTCTCGACGCCCCAGCTCAGGGCCAGCTGGCTGCGCACCGCGGCGTTGGGGGTGAACGCGAGGATGGGGATGTCACAGCGGTGCCGGGAGAGACGCCGGGCGGACATCCCGGTCTCGGTGAAGACCACCACGACCTGGGCGCCGACCGACGCCGCGACCCGCGGGGCCGCCGCGGTGATCGCCTCCGCCGCGGAGGTGGAGGCCGGTGACGGCAGCGTCGCCAGCCCCTCCCGCTCGGTGGCGGCGATGATGCCCGCCATCGTCGACACCACCTCGACGACGTGCGCGCCGACGCTGGTCTCCGCCGAGAGCATCAGCGCGTCGGCGCCGTCCAGCACGGCGTTGGCGACGTCGGACACCTCGGCCCGGGTCGGCCGCGGATGCTCGGTCATCGACTCCAGCATCTGGGTGGCGACGATGACCGGCTTGCAGGCCTCCCGCGCCAGCCGCACCGCGCGCTTCTGGATCAGCGGCAGCTGCTCCAGCGGCGTCTCGACGCCGAGGTCGCCGCGCGCGACCATGAGACCGTCGAAGGCGGCGACGATGGCGGGCAGCCGGTCCACCGCCTCCTGCCGCTCCAGCTTGGCGATGACCGGCACCCGCCGCCCGCATGCGTCCATCACCTCGTGGACGGCGTCGATGTCCTCGGGGCTGCGCACGAAGGAGAGCGCCACCATGTCGACGCCCATCGCCAGGGCGAAGCGCAGGTCGTCCGTGTCCTTGTCGGAGAGCGTCGGCATGCTCATCCGCACGCCGGGCAGGGTGATGCCCTTGTGGTCGGACACCACGCCCCCGTCGATCACCGTGCACACCACGTGGTCGCCGGTCGACTCGAGCGCGCGCAGCCGGACCCGGCCGTCGTCGATGAGCAGGGTGTCGCCGGCGGTGACGTCGTGGGGCAGCGCCGTGTAGCTGGTGGTGGCGCCGCTGCTCGAGCCCGCGTCGGCCTCGCCGGCGCCGTCGCCGGCGGCGGTGACGGTGAAGAGAGCGCCCCTCTCCAGGACCGCGGTGCCTCCCACGAAGCTGCCGAGCCGCACCTTCGGCCCCTGGAGGTCGGCGAGCACGGCGACCGCGCGCCGGCATCTGTCCGCCGCCTCGCGAACCCGGCGGTAGGTGGCGAGATGCTGCTCCCTGGTGCCATGGGAGAAGTTCAGCCGGGCCACGTCCATGCCCGCCTCGATCAGCGCCCGGATGGTCTCGGGCGACTCGCTGGAGGGGCCGAGGGTGCACACGATCTTTGCCCGCCGTGCCCTGAACCCACCTCTGCGGCCGGCGACACCCATCGGGCGCTCGACGGATTCGAGCAGGGCACCCGTGGACAGTGGGTGGTGCGGATCGGCAGCCGCGCCGCCGGGAATGATTCGGTCGATCGTGACGCTCATCGAACGCTCCTGACGGCTGGGGTCCCTCGAATTGGGGAGCGCTCGCCGCTCGTGACAAACGGTAGGCTGCGTCCCCCCGCCCGTCATCGACAGAACGACTGACCTTTGGGCGCGGCGCTCTAGTCGAAACGAGCGGTGGTGCCGTCAGGTCCCGAAGCCTGCAGCCGTCAGAACCCGGACGGGCGGGCGCGACCGGCGGGGCCTCGCCCCAGGTCTGTCTGGGCATCGGCGGTAGTCGAACCGACCGGTCGGCACGGGCCAACTGTTGGACACTGTCGACAACCTTGACGGGGCCAACATGGGCGGCGTAGGATCCCCGCGATGGAGGTGCCCCCGACGGCGGCGATGCGGATCCACAGCGCGGGGCTGCGCCCCACCGCGATCCGGCTCGCCGTGCTCGACGTGCTCGAGACGATGCCGCATGCGGGCGTGCAGGACATCGCCGAAGCCGTGCAGCAGGTGCTGGGAACGGCGTCCCGGCAGGCGGTGTACGACGCCCTCGACCACCTCCTGGTCGCCCAACTGGTCCGGCGCATCGAGCCCGCCGGCTCGCCGGCCCGATACGAGGCGCGCGTGGGCGACAACCATCACCACGTCGTCTGCCGCGGTTGCGG
This sequence is a window from Candidatus Dormiibacterota bacterium. Protein-coding genes within it:
- a CDS encoding response regulator, giving the protein MAERATMLETLSEIAGIASDTTWFLRLTACPRCRGRRRLLADDEGRGLHGLCLGCGEGLPAPLATERLPAAGRRVLVVDGDPGMRALLARSLVSAGFRVHLARDGSEGLVRARQVCPDALVTEVRIPGLDGFEMCSRIRERRPPEALPIIVFSGLDPTPHRDAVVRLLGAVHVDKAAGTGAVVDALRARS
- a CDS encoding Fur family transcriptional regulator, whose protein sequence is MEVPPTAAMRIHSAGLRPTAIRLAVLDVLETMPHAGVQDIAEAVQQVLGTASRQAVYDALDHLLVAQLVRRIEPAGSPARYEARVGDNHHHVVCRGCGRAADVDCAVGEVPCLEPSQTHGFVLDEAEVTFWGLCPQCHGTEDQDG
- the pyk gene encoding pyruvate kinase; the protein is MGVAGRRGGFRARRAKIVCTLGPSSESPETIRALIEAGMDVARLNFSHGTREQHLATYRRVREAADRCRRAVAVLADLQGPKVRLGSFVGGTAVLERGALFTVTAAGDGAGEADAGSSSGATTSYTALPHDVTAGDTLLIDDGRVRLRALESTGDHVVCTVIDGGVVSDHKGITLPGVRMSMPTLSDKDTDDLRFALAMGVDMVALSFVRSPEDIDAVHEVMDACGRRVPVIAKLERQEAVDRLPAIVAAFDGLMVARGDLGVETPLEQLPLIQKRAVRLAREACKPVIVATQMLESMTEHPRPTRAEVSDVANAVLDGADALMLSAETSVGAHVVEVVSTMAGIIAATEREGLATLPSPASTSAAEAITAAAPRVAASVGAQVVVVFTETGMSARRLSRHRCDIPILAFTPNAAVRSQLALSWGVETFVVPRAGHTDEMVLQVERAMLELGRCEPGDLIVLVAGTLTGASGSTNLVRIHRVGDAGQRAPEAA